In Deinococcus radiopugnans ATCC 19172, the DNA window GGGCCGTTGGATCTGGTTCCGCTGGTGCTGCGCGGGCTGGGGGCCGCCGCCTCGCACCCGCACCACACCCTGATTGACGCCGCCCTGATGGCGGGGGCGCGGGCCGGGGGCTGGCGGGTCAACACCTGGACGGTCAACAACCCCGCCGAGGTCCTCCGGCTGGAGGCGTTGGGCGTGTCGGCGCTGATCGGTGACCGGCCGGACGTGCTGCTCGTCTCGCGCTGAGCCGCCGCCCAGGACGGCCCACCGGCCCTCCAACTTGACAAGGCCATGATGAGAAGGGCCTAATCTAAGTCCATGAAAAAAATAATGCTGACGCTGGCCCTGCTGGGACCCGCCATCGCGCAGACCGCTCAGGCACAGACCACCGTGGAATTCTGGCACTCTTTTGGGGACGCCAAGCGCACCGACTGGATCAAGGGTCTGGCCGACGAGTTCAACAAGGCCAACCCCGGCGTCAAGGTGGTGCCCACCTACAAGGGCAGCTACAACGACAGCCTGCAGGCCACCATCCTGGCCGCGCGTCAGGGCAAGCCGCCGGCGCTGGTGCAGATCTTCGAGGTGGGCAGCCAGCTCGCCCTGGACAGCGGCGTGTTCCAGCCGGTCAGCGGCATTAAGAACGTGGATTTCAGCGATTACATCAAACCCGTGATCAACTACTACACCATCGGCGGCAAGGTCAACAGCCTGCCGTTCAACTCCTCCTCGCCGGTGCTGTACTTCAACAAGGACCTGATGAAGAAGGCGGGACTGGACCCCAACAAGCCGCCCACCACCTTCGACGGCCTGCTGGCCGCGTGCAAGAAGATCGAGGCCGCCAAGCTGGGCGTGACCTGCTTCGGCATGAGCCTGAACGGCTGGTTTATCGAGCAGTGGATGGCCGAGCAGGGCGCGACGCTGCTGAACAACGACAACGGCCGCAAGGGCCGCGCCACCGCCACCAACCTGGACAGCGCCGCCGCCAAGAAGATCTTCACCTTCTTCAAGACCCTCCAGGACAACAAGTACTACACCTACACCGGCAAGCTAGAGGACTGGGACGGCAGCGACGCCATCTTCACCAACCAGAAGGTGGTCTTCCACATCACGTCCACGGCCGACATCGGCAACAACGGCGAGGCCGCCAAGAAGGCGGGCTTCCAGATGGGCATCGGCGTGCTGCCCATTCCGTCGGGCAGCAAGCGCAACGGCGTGGTGATCGGTGGGGCCAGCCTGTGGATTCCCAAAGCCGCCAGCAAGGCGCAGGCCGAGGGCGCGCTGGACTTCGCGCTGTTCATGACCAACACCAAGAACATGGCCGACTGGCACAAGCTGACCGGCTACTACCCGGTGCGCCAGAGCAGCATTGATCTGCTGCGCAAACAGGGCTGGTTTACCCAGACGCCGCTGCAACTGGTGGCCTTTAACCAGCTGACCAAGACCGTGCCCAGCCCCGCCACCGCCGGCGGCCTGAACGGCGCGGCCATCCAGACCCGCAAGATCATCGAAGAAGGCGTGCAGAAAGTCCTGAGCGGCACGTCCGTGGACGCCGCGCTGAAGGAAACCAAGGCCCGCGCCGACGCTGCGCTGGCCGAGTACAACGCCAACTTCAAGTAAGCCCTCCTGGGCTGCAGGCCGCCCTCCCCGCACCGGGGGCTGGGCGGTTTTTCGGGATAGGGGGGCGGCGGGAAACCGGAGGCTGACACGGCGCACCTCAAAAGGGACTAAATTAAACCTTCAATCCCATTGCTGCGCGTCACCGCACGAACCCAGGAGGTTCCACCCTTGCTCAAACCTGCCCAAACCACCGCCAACACCGAGGCCAATGCGGTCTTCCGGGGCACCGCCATGCCCTGGCTGTTCCTGCTGCCCAGCCTGCTGATCCTGGCCGTCTTCATCTACCTGCCCGCGTTGCAGACGCTGCGGCTGGCCGCATTCAAGGCCAACCTGATTCTGGGCACCGAGCGTTTTGTCGGCCTGCAGAACGTTACCGAGCTGCTGCTCAGTCCGGCCTACCGGCAGGTGGCCCTGCAGACGCTGATCTTCATGGTGCTGACTGTCAGCCTGGGGCTGCTGTTCTCACTGGGGCTGGCGTGGCTGGCGAGCCGCCCGATTCGCGGTTCCAAGTACTACCGCCTGCTGCTGATCTACCCCTACGCCCTGAGTCCGGCGATTGCCGGAACGCTGTGGCTGTTCATGTTCAACCCGGAAATCGGGGTGGTGAACCAGCTGCTGGGCAGCCTGTTCAGCATCAAGCCGCGCTGGCTGGACGATCCCATCCTGGCCTTCGGGCTGGTGGTGGTGGCGGCCATCTGGAAGGGACTGGCGTACAACATCGTCTTTTACCTGGCCTCGATCCAGAACCTGCCCGGCGACGTGATGGAGGCCGCCGAGATCGACGGCGCGACGCCCGCGCAGGTATTCTGGAGGGTGGCCTTTCCGCTGCTGACGCCGATCACGTTTTTTCTGGTGTTCACCAACATCATCTCGGCGCTGTTCGATTCCTTCGCGCTGACCGACATCCTGACGCGCGGCGGGCCGTACTTCCACAACGCGGGCATCACGACATTTCTGGTGTATCAGCTGTATCAGGACGGCTTCGTGAATTTCAAGAGCGGGGTGGCCGCCGCGCAGGCCGCGCTGATGCTGGTGCTGGTGGCGTTTATCACCTTCATGCAGTTCAAGGTGGGGGAAAAGCGGGTGCACTATGGCGGTTAAAACCGATACTTTTACGCCGCCCACGGGCAAAACGGGTGGACGCGGGCCGGGCCGCCGGGGGGCGGTGTGGCCCACCCACGTCGCCCTGATTCTGGCGGTGATCATCATCAGCACGCCGCTGATCTTCGCGCTGATCAAGGCCACGCAGGCGTCCAGTCAGGTGATCAGCCCCAACATGCTGCCCGGCACGTCGTTCATAGACAACCTGAGCAGCATCTGGGTGGACGCCAAGCTGGGGCGCTACATGCTCAACAGCACCATCGTGGCGATCTGCGTGACCACCGGCAAGACCATTCTGGCCCTGATGGCCGCGCTGGCCTTCGTGTACTTCCGCTTTCCCCTGAAGGGCGCGGCCTTCACGCTGGTGCTGCTCTCCCTGATGCTGCCCACCGAGGTGCTGATCATCGCGCTGTTCGATCTGGTCAGCCGCGATCTGAAGTGGGCCAACACCTTCGCGGCCATCATCGTGCCGTTCCTGGCGAGTGCCACCGGGACTTTTTTGTTCCGGCAGCACTTCCTGAACATCCCCACCAGTCTGGCCGACGCCGCGCGCATCGACGGCTGCGGGCCGCTGCGCTACCTGACGCGCATCCTGATTCCGATGAGCTGGAACACGATTGGGGCGCTGGCCGTGATTCAGTTCGTGTACGCCTGGGATCAGTACATCTGGCCGCTGGTGATCGTGCAGCAGGACGAAAAACAGGTGGTGCAGGTGGGCCTGCGCAAGCTGATCGAGGTGGGCGGGCAGACCGACTGGGGCGCGGTGATGGCGGGCGCGATCATCACCATGCTGCCGCCGCTGATCGTGTTCACGCTGTTGCAGGAGCAGTTCAGCCGGGGCTTTGCCCTGAGCGAGGACAAATAGGCGCACGCCCGGGACGCCTCGCCCAGCCCTCTCCAGTCGTGGGGAGGGCTTTTTCTGTGAAGTGGAGAGGAACGGGGCCAACTGGCCTATCCCCACTGTTCATCGGGCCGATGCGCCCGCCCGCCGCGCCGCCGACAATGCCCGTATGACCGAGAAACAACTTTCGCACCGCCTGTCCTACCTGCTGAGGCACGCGCCGCACGAGGCGGGGCTGACCCTGCAACCCGGTGGGTGGGTGCCGCTGGTGCCTTTGCTGGCGCACCTGAACGTGACGCGCGAACAGGTGGAACGGGTGGTGGCCGTTTGTGACAAGCAGAGATTCGCGCTGGACGGGGAGCGCATCCGGGCCAACCAGGGCCACAGCGTTCCGGTGGATCTGGAACTGACGCCCCAGACGCCGCCCGCCGTGCTGTACCACGGCACGTTTCCCGGCGCGTTGCTCGCCATTCGCCGCGAGGGCTTGCGGCCCATGAACCGGCATCACGTTCACCTCTCGCCGGACGTGGAGACGGCCCGCAGGGTGGGGGCGCGGCGGGGGCCAGCCGTGGTGCTGACCGTTCGCGCTGAGCGGATGCACTCGGCGGGGTGGCTGTTTTACCGGTCAGAGAACGGGGTGTGGCTGGTGGACGGGGTGCCTGCGGAGTTTCTCACTGAGTGATGGCGGAGGGATTTGGGATTGCGGTGTCATTCGGGCGGCCCCACCCCCCAGCCCCCATCCCCAGGGGGGACGGGGGAGCGGCGCTGCACTGGGCAGGAGGAGTGGGCATCCTGGGCGGGAGTGGGCGGCGGCCTCCGGGTCTGATGCCCTGCTCCGTGACGCCCAATGCGGCCCGTGCGCTGCGCGCCCGACGGCCTTCGGCTGCTGTTTCGTTGGAGTTTTTGAGTGGCGGATGCTCTGCTCAGGTGGAGTCGATTGGCTCTACGTTCTCGCCTCTGTCGTCTTCAGCTCCTCTATCAATTCCCGCACTGCCCGCAGCATCAGTC includes these proteins:
- a CDS encoding carbohydrate ABC transporter permease; the encoded protein is MAVKTDTFTPPTGKTGGRGPGRRGAVWPTHVALILAVIIISTPLIFALIKATQASSQVISPNMLPGTSFIDNLSSIWVDAKLGRYMLNSTIVAICVTTGKTILALMAALAFVYFRFPLKGAAFTLVLLSLMLPTEVLIIALFDLVSRDLKWANTFAAIIVPFLASATGTFLFRQHFLNIPTSLADAARIDGCGPLRYLTRILIPMSWNTIGALAVIQFVYAWDQYIWPLVIVQQDEKQVVQVGLRKLIEVGGQTDWGAVMAGAIITMLPPLIVFTLLQEQFSRGFALSEDK
- a CDS encoding ABC transporter substrate-binding protein, coding for MKKIMLTLALLGPAIAQTAQAQTTVEFWHSFGDAKRTDWIKGLADEFNKANPGVKVVPTYKGSYNDSLQATILAARQGKPPALVQIFEVGSQLALDSGVFQPVSGIKNVDFSDYIKPVINYYTIGGKVNSLPFNSSSPVLYFNKDLMKKAGLDPNKPPTTFDGLLAACKKIEAAKLGVTCFGMSLNGWFIEQWMAEQGATLLNNDNGRKGRATATNLDSAAAKKIFTFFKTLQDNKYYTYTGKLEDWDGSDAIFTNQKVVFHITSTADIGNNGEAAKKAGFQMGIGVLPIPSGSKRNGVVIGGASLWIPKAASKAQAEGALDFALFMTNTKNMADWHKLTGYYPVRQSSIDLLRKQGWFTQTPLQLVAFNQLTKTVPSPATAGGLNGAAIQTRKIIEEGVQKVLSGTSVDAALKETKARADAALAEYNANFK
- a CDS encoding carbohydrate ABC transporter permease; amino-acid sequence: MLKPAQTTANTEANAVFRGTAMPWLFLLPSLLILAVFIYLPALQTLRLAAFKANLILGTERFVGLQNVTELLLSPAYRQVALQTLIFMVLTVSLGLLFSLGLAWLASRPIRGSKYYRLLLIYPYALSPAIAGTLWLFMFNPEIGVVNQLLGSLFSIKPRWLDDPILAFGLVVVAAIWKGLAYNIVFYLASIQNLPGDVMEAAEIDGATPAQVFWRVAFPLLTPITFFLVFTNIISALFDSFALTDILTRGGPYFHNAGITTFLVYQLYQDGFVNFKSGVAAAQAALMLVLVAFITFMQFKVGEKRVHYGG
- a CDS encoding RNA 2'-phosphotransferase, which produces MTEKQLSHRLSYLLRHAPHEAGLTLQPGGWVPLVPLLAHLNVTREQVERVVAVCDKQRFALDGERIRANQGHSVPVDLELTPQTPPAVLYHGTFPGALLAIRREGLRPMNRHHVHLSPDVETARRVGARRGPAVVLTVRAERMHSAGWLFYRSENGVWLVDGVPAEFLTE